In the Athene noctua chromosome 25, bAthNoc1.hap1.1, whole genome shotgun sequence genome, one interval contains:
- the LOC141970465 gene encoding feather keratin Cos1-1/Cos1-3/Cos2-1-like, with the protein MSCCSPCVPCEPCCRPCGPTPLANSCNEPCVRQCQSSTVVIEPSPVVVTLPGPILSSFPQNTVVGSSTSAAVGSILSCDGVPINSGGFDLSCITSRYCGRRCPPC; encoded by the coding sequence atgtcctgctgcagcccatgtgTGCCCTGCGagccctgctgccggccctgcggcccgaccccgctggccaacagctgcaatgagccctgtgtcaggcagtgccagagcTCCACCGTTGTCATcgagccctcccccgtggtggtgaccctgcccggccccatcctcagctccttcccacagaacaccgttgtgggctcctccacctccgctgccgttggcagcatcctcagctgtgacggagtgcccatcaactctgggggctttgacctctcctgcattaccagccgctactgtggcagaaggtgccccccctgctaa